In one Carassius carassius chromosome 14, fCarCar2.1, whole genome shotgun sequence genomic region, the following are encoded:
- the LOC132157359 gene encoding core histone macro-H2A.2, whose translation MSARGGKKKITKLSRSARAGVIFPVGRMMRYLRTGTHKYRIGMGAPVYMAAVIEYLAAEILELAGNAARDNKKGRITPRHIKLAVANDEELNHLLRGVTISNGGVLPRIHPELLSKKRGGRVKVETQVTVPEKRVNRKPIKKPSKKSKGKPGRKPKKSTENDKEADANTTVEDGPGEGFTILSTKSLFLGQKLSLTEGEISKIGTIKVEGIINPTNAEIDLKEGIGNALEKAGGKDFLETVKELRKSQGPLEVASVAVSQANGMAARFIIHCHVPQWGSEKCEDQLEKTVKNCLSAAEEKKLKSVAFPSLPAGRNGFPKQTAAQLILKAISNHFVSATTSSLKNIYFVLFDSESIGIYLQEMAKMDTK comes from the exons ATGTCAGCCAGAGGAGGAAAGAAAAAGATCACCAAGCTGTCTCGCTCTGCCCGGGCGGGAGTCATTTTTCCTGTCGGGAGAATGATGCGTTACTTGCGCACAGGAACCCATAAGTATCGCATTGGCATGGGCGCCCCGGTCTACATGGCAGCTGTCATCGAGTACTTAGCAG CTGAGATCTTGGAGTTGGCTGGAAACGCGGCAAGAGACAACAAGAAGGGGAGAATCACTCCAAGACACATCAAGCTGGCTGTGGCCAATGATGAAGAACTCAACCAC TTGCTCAGAGGGGTGACCATATCAAATGGTGGCGTTCTGCCTCGCATCCATCCTGAGCTGCTCTCCAAGAAGAGAGGAGGCAGGGTGAAGGTGGAGACTCAGGTGACCGTTCCAGAGAAGAGGGTGAACCGGAAACCCATCAAGAAACCCAGCAAAaagagcaaaggaaaaccagGCCGCAAACCCAAA AAAAGCACAGAGAATGACAAAGAAGCAGATGCCAACACAACAGTGGAAGACGGACCAGGGGAGGGATTCACTATTCTCTCCACGAAAAGCTTGTTCCTTGGACAAAAG CTGTCCCTAACAGAGGGTGAAATCAGCAAAATCGGCACGATCAAAGTGGAGGGAATCATCAATCCCACAAATGCAGAGATTGATCTGAAAGAGGGAATCG GTAACGCTCTGGAGAAAGCAGGAGGAAAAGATTTCCTAGAGACTGTCAAGGAGCTGAGAAAAAGCCAGGGTCCTCTGGAGGTCGCATCAG TGGCTGTGAGTCAAGCCAATGGGATGGCAGCACGTTTCATCATCCATTGTCACGTTCCTCAGTGGGGTTCAGAGAAGTGCGAAGATCAGCTCGAGAAAACAGTCAAGAACTGTCTGTCTGCTGCCGAGGAGAAGAAGCTCAAGTCGGTGGCCTTCCCTTCGCTACCCGCCGGACG AAATGGTTTCCCAAAGCAGACAGCAGCCCAGCTAATACTGAAGGCCATTTCGAACCATTTTGTCTCAGCAACCACCTCCTCTCTGAAGAACATTTACTTTGTTCTGTTTGACAGCGAGAGCATTGGGATATACCTGCAGGAGATGGCAAAGATGGACACCAAGTGA